The proteins below come from a single Rosa rugosa chromosome 2, drRosRugo1.1, whole genome shotgun sequence genomic window:
- the LOC133733556 gene encoding uncharacterized protein LOC133733556 — translation MQAPAKKVLVVADPTRDSSGALQYALSHSVLEHDELILLHVENPSNWIHGFNLNTLLKIPPNLATVAAQAMSSFDHGKGNGIAISGIEPVKDFLEEMKNECNRAKPKLNVRIERVTLEAGRDRANTILHHSEVFGVDIIVIGQRRGLFPKGHLGAYTWPGGRSTGSSKGINTAEYLIENCKCTCVGVQKKGQAGGYVLNSKTHKNFWLLA, via the exons ATGCAAGCGCCGGCAAAGAAAGTATTGGTGGTGGCAGATCCGACCCGAGATTCATCGGGTGCGCTCCAATACGCACTTTCTCATTCAGTGCTCGAACACGACGAGTTGATCCTCCTTCATGTTGAGAACCCAAGTAATTGGATACACGGATTCAATCTCAATACATTGCTCAAAATCCCGCCTAATCTAGCTACCGTCGCCGCCCAAGCCATGTCGTCGTTTGATCACGGGAAAGGAAATGGAATTGCAATCTCAGGGATTGAGCCAGTAAAGGATTTTCTTGAAGAAATGAAGAATGAATGCAATCGGGCAAAACCAAAACTAAATGTGCGCATAGAGAGGGTAACATTGGAAGCTGGCAGAGACAGAGCAAACACTATTTTACATCATAGCGAAGTTTTTGGGGTTGACATCATTGTTATAGGGCAACGGCGAGGTCTTTTTCCCAAGGGACATTTAGG AGCATATACATGGCCTGGAGGGCGATCGACAGGGTCGTCGAAAGGTATAAACACAGCAGAGTATTTGATTGAGAACTGCAAGTGCACTTGTGTTGGAGTACAGAAGAAGGGCCAAGCTGGAGGCTACGTTCTCAACTCAAAAACCCACAAAAATTTCTGGCTTCTTGCATAG
- the LOC133728330 gene encoding protein NRT1/ PTR FAMILY 8.1-like has protein sequence MGEDDVYTKDGRVVPIAEDEEVTKDGTVDYKGNPANKKVTGTWKACPFILGTECCERLAYYGMSSNLITYFKGHLHQSSAKAAKSNSNWSGTCYLTPLLGAFLADAYLGRYKTIAFFSIIYVVGMTLLTLSASIPGMKPTCVSKDDCYANSGQTAACFIALYLIALGTGGIKPCVSSYGADQFDDDDEVEKKHKGSFFNWFYFSINVGALIASSVLVWVQMNEGWSWGFGIPAVAMAIAVVSFFSGTRLYRNQHPGGSPLTRIIQVLVASVRKYRVIVPEDKSLLYEIADAESVIKGSRKLDHTNEFSFFDKAAVEEPTDHIKDSIDPWRLATVTQVEELKSIIRLLPVWATGIIFAAVYNQMSNFFVLQGTLMDLHVGKSSFEIPAASLSVFDTLSVIIWVPIYDQFIVPFARRFTGHKNGLTTLQRMGIGLFISIFSMVCAAILELIRLRSVKENNYYDWEHMPMSVFWQSPQYFLIGAAEVFTFIGQLDFFYDQAPDAMRSLCSALSLSTVALGNYFNSLLVTIVTNVTTKNNKPGWIPDNLNYGHLDYFFWMLAVLSVLNLGAFLLIAQWYTYKKTVGSIR, from the exons ATGGGAGAAGATGATGTGTACACAAAAGATGGGAGGGTTGTACCCATTGCAGAAGATGAGGAAGTCACCAAAGATGGGACAGTGGATTACAAAGGAAACCCAGCTAATAAAAAAGTCACAGGAACCTGGAAAGCCTGCCCTTTTATCCTGG GGACTGAATGCTGTGAAAGATTGGCATACTATGGGATGAGCTCAAATCTCATCACTTATTTCAAGGGACATCTGCACCAAAGCAGTGCTAAAGCAGCTAAGAGCAACTCAAATTGGAGTGGAACATGTTATCTCACTCCCTTACTTGGAGCATTTTTGGCTGATGCCTATTTGGGAAGATATAAGACTATTGCCTTTTTCTCAATCATCTATGTCGTT GGGATGACTCTTTTGACATTGTCAGCATCAATCCCAGGCATGAAGCCAACCTGTGTTTCAAAAGATGATTGCTATGCAAACAGTGGACAAACTGCAGCATGCTTCATAGCTCTTTACCTTATAGCATTGGGGACTGGTGGAATTAAGCCTTGTGTCTCATCCTATGGAGCAGACCagtttgatgatgatgatgaggttGAGAAGAAGCACAAAGGTTCTTTCTTCAACTGGTTCTATTTTTCCATCAATGTCGGTGCTTTGATTGCGAGTTCTGTGCTGGTGTGGGTTCAAATGAACGAAGGTTGGTCATGGGGTTTTGGCATACCAGCAGTTGCCATGGCAATTGCTGTAGTGAGTTTCTTTTCGGGTACTCGGTTATATAGGAATCAGCATCCAGGAGGTAGCCCGCTGACCCGAATAATTCAGGTGCTGGTGGCATCTGTGAGAAAATACAGAGTCATAGTACCTGAAGACAAGTCCCTTTTGTATGAGATCGCTGATGCAGAGTCTGTGATCAAAGGAAGCCGCAAGCTGGATCACACAAATGAATTTAG TTTCTTTGACAAAGCAGCTGTTGAGGAACCAACAGACCATATAAAGGACTCGATAGACCCATGGAGACTTGCTACAGTTACCCAAGTGGAGGAGCTAAAGTCAATTATAAGGTTACTTCCTGTTTGGGCCACAGGTATTATCTTTGCTGCAGTCTACAATCAGATGAGCAACTTCTTTGTGTTGCAAGGCACCCTTATGGATCTTCATGTTGGCAAGTCCTCCTTTGAAATTCCGGCAGCCTCCCTCtcagtttttgacaccctcagTGTCATTATATGGGTCCCAATATATGACCAATTCATTGTCCCATTTGCAAGGAGATTCACAGGCCACAAGAATGGCCTAACTACACTGCAAAGAATGGGAATTGGTCTCTTCATTTCCATCTTCTCCATGGTATGTGCTGCGATTTTGGAACTCATCAGACTCCGAAGCGTTAAAGAGAACAACTACTATGATTGGGAACACATGCCCATGTCAGTTTTCTGGCAGTCTCCTCAGTATTTCCTCATAGGTGCTGCAGAAGTGTTCACTTTCATCGGACAGTTGGATTTCTTCTATGATCAAGCACCGGACGCAATGAGAAGCTTGTGTTCTGCTCTCTCACTCTCCACTGTTGCACTAGGAAACTACTTCAACTCTCTGCTGGTGACGATTGTTACCAATGTGACTACAAAGAACAACAAGCCAGGGTGGATACCAGACAATCTGAACTACGGTCACCTCGATTATTTCTTCTGGATGTTGGCAGTGCTGAGTGTTCTCAACCTTGGAGCTTTTCTGTTGATTGCCCAGTGGTACACATACAAAAAGACGGTGGGATCTATCCGTTGA
- the LOC133728329 gene encoding protein NRT1/ PTR FAMILY 8.1-like → MGEDDVYTKDGRVEPIAEDDDAYTKDGTVDYKGNPANKKVTGTWKACPFILGTECCERLAYYGMSSNLITYFKGHLHQSSAKAAKSNSNWSGTCYLTPLLGAFLADAYLGRYKTIAFFSIIYVIGMTLLTLSASIPGMKPTCVSKDDCYANSGQTAACFIALYLIALGTGGIKPCVSSYGADQFDDDDEVEKKHKGSFFNWFYFSINVGALIASSVLVWVQMNEGWSWGFGIPAAAMAIAVVSFFSGTRLYRNQKPGGSPLTRIIQVLVASVRKYKVIAPEDKSLLYEIADAESVIKGSRKLDHTNEFSFFDKAAVEEPTDHIKDSIDPWRLATVTQVEELKSIIRLLPVWATGIIFAAVYNQMSNFFVLQGTLMDLHVGKSSFEIPAASLSVFDPLSVIIWVPIYDQFIVPFARKFTGHRNGLTTLQRMGIGLFISIFSMVCAAILELIRLRSVKENNYYDWEHMPMSVFWQSPQYFLIGAAEVFTFIGQLDFFYDQAPDAMRSLCSALSLSTVALGNYFNSLLVTIVTNVTTKNNKPGWIPDNLNYGHLDYFFWTLAVLSVLNLGAFLLIAQWYTYKKTVGSIR, encoded by the exons ATGGGAGAAGATGATGTGTATACAAAAGATGGGAGGGTTGAACCCATTGCAGAAGATGATGATGCATACACCAAAGATGGGACAGTGGATTACAAAGGAAACCCAGCTAATAAAAAAGTCACAGGAACCTGGAAAGCCTGCCCTTTTATCCTGG GGACTGAATGCTGTGAAAGATTGGCATACTATGGGATGAGCTCAAATCTCATCACTTATTTCAAGGGACATCTGCACCAAAGCAGTGCTAAAGCAGCTAAGAGCAACTCAAATTGGAGTGGAACATGTTATCTCACTCCCTTACTTGGAGCATTTTTGGCTGATGCCTATTTGGGAAGATATAAGACTATTGCCTTTTTCTCAATCATCTATGTCATT GGGATGACACTGTTGACATTGTCAGCATCAATCCCAGGCATGAAGCCAACCTGTGTTTCAAAAGATGATTGCTATGCAAACAGTGGACAAACTGCAGCATGCTTCATAGCTCTTTACCTTATAGCATTGGGGACTGGTGGAATTAAGCCTTGTGTCTCATCCTATGGAGCAGACCagtttgatgatgatgatgaggttGAGAAGAAGCACAAAGGTTCTTTCTTCAACTGGTTCTATTTTTCCATCAATGTCGGTGCTTTGATTGCGAGTTCTGTGCTGGTGTGGGTTCAAATGAACGAAGGTTGGTCATGGGGTTTTGGCATACCAGCAGCTGCCATGGCAATTGCTGTAGTGAGTTTCTTTTCGGGTACTCGGTTATATAGGAATCAGAAGCCAGGTGGTAGCCCGCTGACCCGAATAATTCAGGTGCTGGTGGCATCTGTGAGAAAATACAAAGTCATAGCACCTGAAGACAAGTCCCTTTTGTATGAGATCGCTGATGCAGAGTCTGTGATCAAAGGAAGCCGCAAGCTGGATCACACAAATGAATTTAG TTTCTTTGACAAAGCAGCTGTTGAGGAACCAACAGACCATATAAAGGACTCGATAGACCCTTGGAGACTTGCTACAGTTACCCAAGTGGAGGAGCTAAAGTCAATTATAAGGTTACTTCCTGTTTGGGCCACTGGTATTATCTTTGCTGCAGTCTACAATCAGATGAGCAACTTCTTTGTGTTGCAAGGCACCCTTATGGATCTTCATGTTGGCAAGTCGTCCTTTGAAATTCCAGCAGCCTCCCTCTCTGTTTTTGACCCCCTCAGTGTCATTATATGGGTCCCAATATACGATCAATTCATTGTCCCATTTGCAAGGAAATTCACAGGTCACAGGAATGGCCTAACTACACTGCAAAGAATGGGAATTGGTCTCTTCATTTCCATCTTCTCCATGGTATGTGCTGCGATTTTGGAACTCATCAGACTCCGAAGCGTTAAAGAGAACAACTACTATGATTGGGAACACATGCCCATGTCAGTTTTCTGGCAGTCTCCTCAGTATTTCCTCATAGGTGCTGCAGAAGTGTTCACTTTCATCGGACAGTTGGATTTCTTCTATGATCAAGCACCGGACGCAATGAGAAGCTTGTGTTCTGCTCTCTCACTCTCCACTGTTGCACTGGGAAACTACTTCAACTCTCTGCTGGTGACCATTGTTACCAATGTGACTACAAAGAACAACAAGCCAGGGTGGATACCAGACAATCTGAACTACGGTCACCTCGATTATTTCTTCTGGACGCTGGCAGTGCTGAGTGTTCTCAACCTTGGAGCTTTTCTGTTGATTGCCCAGTGGTACACATACAAAAAGACGGTGGGATCTATCCGTTGA
- the LOC133733118 gene encoding uncharacterized protein LOC133733118 produces the protein MTWKRYQQAQAGYQAAKSLNAQKFLKKIGCGKEDYHFWKQIGKALLCTYTLGGVAWLYNETSPLGWWTLKPRPKEERELAHLYERREFPYPGDEEAMEEFVAKGGMIGTTIGPKGFIETDKDALNYQKELQNKKFEQEAQKLWIRMRNEVVSELQEKGYDVE, from the exons ATGACTTGGAAGCGGTATCAGCAGGCTCAAGCAG GTTACCAGGCGGCGAAATCGTTGAATGCCCAGAAGTTCTTGAAGAAAATAGGATGCGGCAAGGAGGACTACCACTTCTGGAAACAAATCGGCAAGGCTTTACTGTGCACGTACACACTAGGTGGAGTAGCTTGGCTCTACAATGAGACATCGCCGCTCGGATGGTGGACACTGAAGCCTCGTCCCAAGGAGGAGAGGGAGTTAGCTCACTTGTATGAGCGGCGAGAGTTTCCATACCCGGGAGATGAAGAAGCAATGGAAGAGTTTGTGGCCAAGGGAGGTATGATTGGCACGACAATTGGTCCGAAAGGGTTCATTGAGACGGATAAAGATGCGCTGAACTATCAGAAGGAGTTGCAGAACAAGAAGTTTGAGCAGGAGGCTCAGAAGCTGTGGATCAGGATGAGGAATGAGGTAGTTTCGGAGCTTCAAGAGAAGGGCTACGATGTTGAGTGA
- the LOC133733116 gene encoding protein OCTOPUS-like: MTQHRQAQAQAQPHRRSTCHRHPTTPITGFCAPCLSERLAGLDSSSPSAAVAPQNAHSGSSELRRSKSCCGTRPESSAYPPEPPRRKSCDVRNRNTLSELFNIDDHRKGLPRRFEIDSSGQGFELKEEPEEEHNGDETRASDAEFKTMKELIDLELQRKKGNGRDLREIAGTFWETASNKVRQWRRKQKPKKLESEGLGSEKRSARRGLRETQSEVGEYALGRRSCDTDLDPGRMSLDEPRASWDGYMSSRAYPRMTPMVSVVEDVKMSEEEGLESLERSPGGSAQTKDYYFSQTRRRRSFERSSACAHSSKGVMPAQVDELKLVSNGATELFYGAKLLITEKELMESSSSNSKSVEEDGVVGGGGVGSIEGVCGNVAAVSSNGVDQKPQKWHKRWKFWGLMQRKSQAKHGGGAQEESWKKLRRVANGEANNASVSQKLIRSYSVSCRNSCKMVGLFSNVSTVESKGNGLKTLHRNRSARYSPSNLDHGLLRFYLTPLRSYRRSESWKSRLPNNNSPQTLAKNVL, from the coding sequence ATGACCCAACACCGccaagcccaagcccaggcccaacCCCACCGCCGCTCCACCTGTCACCGCCACCCCACCACACCCATCACCGGATTCTGCGCCCCTTGCCTCAGCGAACGCCTCGCCGGCCTCGACTCCTCCTCCCCATCCGCCGCCGTTGCTCCCCAGAACGCGCATTCCGGGTCTTCGGAGCTCCGGCGCAGCAAATCGTGCTGCGGGACCCGACCCGAGTCGTCGGCCTACCCGCCGGAGCCTCCTCGGCGCAAGTCGTGCGACGTCAGGAACCGGAACACTCTCTCGGAGCTCTTCAACATCGACGACCACCGCAAGGGCCTGCCCAGAAGGTTCGAGATCGATTCCAGCGGCCAAGGTTTCGAATTGAAAGAAGAGCCGGAGGAGGAGCACAATGGGGATGAAACTAGGGCTTCGGACGCGGAGTTCAAGACGATGAAGGAGCTGATAGATCTCGAGTTGCAGAGGAAGAAGGGCAACGGTCGAGATTTGAGAGAAATCGCAGGGACATTTTGGGAAACTGCCTCGAACAAAGTGAGGCAATGGCGCCGGAAGCAGAAGCCCAAGAAGCTCGAAAGCGAGGGTTTGGGGTCGGAGAAGCGAAGCGCGAGGCGTGGGTTGAGGGAGACCCAATCGGAGGTGGGAGAGTACGCATTGGGCCGGAGATCGTGCGATACGGATCTGGATCCGGGTCGGATGTCGTTGGATGAGCCTCGGGCTTCGTGGGACGGGTACATGAGCTCGAGAGCGTACCCGAGGATGACTCCGATGGTTTCGGTGGTGGAGGATGTGAAAATGAGTGAGGAGGAGGGTTTGGAGAGCTTGGAGAGGAGTCCCGGGGGGTCGGCTCAGACTAAAGACTACTACTTTTCGCAGACGAGGCGGCGGCGGAGCTTTGAGAGGTCGAGTGCTTGTGCTCATAGTAGCAAAGGGGTAATGCCGGCGCAGGTGGATGAGTTGAAGCTGGTGTCGAATGGCGCTACCGAGTTGTTCTATGGGGCGAAGCTGCTGATTACGGAGAAGGAATTGATGGAGTCGAGTTCTTCGAATTCAAAGTCTGTGGAAGAGGATGGTGTGGTGGGGGGTGGTGGTGTTGGCAGCATTGAAGGTGTTTGTGGAAATGTAGCTGCTGTTTCGTCGAATGGGGTTGATCAGAAGCCGCAGAAATGGCACAAGAGGTGGAAGTTCTGGGGTTTGATGCAGAGGAAAAGCCAGGCGAAACATGGTGGTGGTGCTCAAGAAGAGTCTTGGAAAAAGCTGAGGAGGGTTGCTAATGGAGAAGCCAATAATGCCTCTGTGAGCCAGAAGCTGATTCGAAGCTACAGTGTCAGCTGCAGAAACTCCTGCAAAATGGTGGGTTTGTTTAGTAATGTGAGCACTGTAGAGAGCAAAGGCAATGGCTTGAAGACGTTGCATAGGAACCGGAGCGCACGTTACTCACCCAGTAATCTTGATCACGGCCTCTTAAGGTTTTACTTGACACCATTGAGGAGTTATAGGAGGAGTGAATCGTGGAAGAGTAGGCTGCCAAACAACAACTCCCCACAGACTTTGGCCAAGAATGTGTTGTAA